The Pseudarthrobacter sp. NS4 genome includes a window with the following:
- a CDS encoding DUF2304 domain-containing protein translates to MSLLMGSIVVVAILFFVFEMLRRQKLREKYAVLWIVIGIGTLILSAFPSVLEKASGLLGIQVPANLLFIMTLVLLVGVCLHLSREQSQAEDEVRILCEEVALLKADLAALRERLQVDPTGNDSEPNR, encoded by the coding sequence ATGTCGCTCCTTATGGGTTCCATCGTCGTCGTGGCGATCCTTTTCTTTGTGTTTGAAATGCTCCGTCGGCAGAAGCTGCGCGAAAAGTACGCGGTGCTGTGGATCGTGATCGGCATCGGCACCCTCATTCTTTCGGCTTTCCCCTCAGTCCTTGAAAAGGCCAGCGGGCTCCTTGGCATCCAGGTGCCAGCGAACCTCCTGTTCATCATGACGCTGGTCCTCCTTGTGGGTGTCTGCCTGCATCTCTCGCGGGAGCAGTCGCAGGCCGAAGACGAGGTCCGGATTCTCTGTGAGGAAGTAGCGCTGCTCAAGGCTGATTTGGCCGCCCTGCGGGAGCGCCTCCAGGTCGACCCGACCGGGAACGATTCCGAACCCAACCGCTGA